A single region of the Triticum dicoccoides isolate Atlit2015 ecotype Zavitan chromosome 2B, WEW_v2.0, whole genome shotgun sequence genome encodes:
- the LOC119362684 gene encoding probable glycerol-3-phosphate acyltransferase 3, which produces MVKKPYPFHKPFSPLRRLLRRTLSGRHHRRSTAKGPAVPPTEKLQGQTVIVDVEAWLLMSRLSTFPYFMLVAIEAGGFLRGLLLLLTYPLMCLFGHDMRLKAMIMVSFFGLREKEVLRVSKAILPKLFLEDVAVQGLEAVKKARMVVAVSTVFPRVMVEGFLKEYLDVDTVVGREVMVVAGRYVGVIADDALAAEEMMNKGKHDEGVGLVGVGGKMHHLFSRNCKETYAVSEADKAAWQALPRDKYPKPLVFHDGRLAFAPTFSAAIAMYTYIPFGIFLAIVRSMAYSLLPYRISVPIGALTGMRSRIIAGPPADAMDENKAGGRLYVCNHRTLLDPITVAAGLRKPVTAVTYSVSPVSELMAPIRTARLTRDRDEDRRRMAGLLARGNLVVCPEGTTCREPYLLRFSPLFAELAAEVTPVALETRVDMFYGTSTKPASKVLDPLYFMMNPRPEYRVEFLEPVDTTTVADGEEDGHGRDKSHSIHVANRVQRVLGEALAFDLTEQTRKDKYMMLAGNEGIVKVKANKS; this is translated from the exons ATGGTGAAGAAGCCGTATCCCTTCCACAAGCCCTTCAgccccctccgccgcctcctccggcgAACCCTCTCCGGCCGGCACCACCGCCGCTCAACGGCAAAAGGTCCAGCCGTACCACCAACGGAAAAGCTGCAGGGCCAGACGGTGATAGTCGACGTGGAGGCGTGGCTCCTGATGTCCCGGCTATCCACCTTCCCTTACTTCATGCTCGTCGCCATCGAGGCGGGCGGCTTCCTCCGGGGCCTCCTTCTCCTGCTCACCTATCCTCTCATGTGCCTCTTCGGCCATGACATGCGCCTCAAGGCCATGATCATGGTGTCCTTCTTCGGGCTGCGTGAGAAGGAGGTCCTTAGGGTTAGCAAGGCCATCCTGCCAAAGCTCTTCTTGGAAGACGTGGCCGTCCAGGGGCTTGAGGCGGTGAAGAAGGCGAGGATGGTGGTGGCGGTGAGCACGGTGTTTCCGAGGGTGATGGTCGAGGGGTTCTTGAAGGAGTACCTCGATGTCGACACTGTGGTTGGAAGGGAGGTCATGGTGGTCGCCGGGCGCTATGTCGGAGTTATCGCAGATGATGCGCTGGCTGCGGAGGAGATGATGAACAAGGGCAAGCATGATGAAGGGGTTGGGCTTGTCGGAGTTGGCGGCAAGATGCACCATTTATTTTCCCGTAATTGCAAG GAAACCTATGCTGTGAGCGAGGCCGACAAGGCGGCATGGCAGGCATTGCCGAGGGACAAGTACCCCAAGCCCCTTGTCTTCCACGACGGCCGCCTCGCCTTCGCGCCGACGTTCTCCGCCGCGATCGCCATGTACACGTACATCCCCTTCGGCATCTTCCTGGCCATCGTCCGCAGCATGGCATACAGCCTCCTCCCCTACCGCATCTCGGTCCCGATCGGGGCCCTCACCGGCATGCGCTCCCGCATCATCGCCGGCCCGCCCGCCGACGCCATGGATGAAAACAAGGCCGGCGGCCGCCTCTACGTGTGCAACCACCGCACCCTCCTGGACCCAATCACCGTCGCGGCTGGGCTCCGCAAGCCCGTCACCGCGGTCACCTACAGCGTGAGCCCCGTCTCCGAGCTGATGGCGCCCATCCGCACGGCGCGGCTGACCCGGGACCGGGACGAGGACCGCCGGCGCATGGCGGGGCTGCTGGCGCGCGGAAACCTTGTGGTGTGCCCCGAGGGGACGACCTGCCGGGAGCCCTACCTGCTCCGCTTCAGCCCGTTGTTCGCCGAGCTCGCCGCCGAGGTTACCCCCGTCGCGCTCGAGACGCGCGTGGATATGTTCTACGGCACGTCCACCAAGCCGGCGTCCAAAGTGCTCGACCCGCTCTACTTCATGATGAACCCGCGGCCGGAGTACCGCGTCGAATTCCTGGAGCCGGTCGATACCACGACCGTGGCCGACGGCGAGGAGGACGGCCACGGCCGCGACAAAAGCCACAGCATCCACGTGGCGAACCGGGTGCAGCGTGTGCTGGGCGAGGCGCTTGCGTTCGACCTCACCGAGCAGACGAGGAAAGACAAATACATGATGCTCGCCGGGAACGAAGGCATCGTCAAAGTGAAGGCCAACAAGTCGTAG